One genomic segment of Mycolicibacterium chubuense NBB4 includes these proteins:
- the sigM gene encoding RNA polymerase sigma factor SigM has translation MGFFGGSREGAGVLRTDAELLVAHVDGDRYAFEELFYRHHRQLYRLALLTSRDPDDAADALQDALLAAHRTARTFRHDSAVSSWLHRIVVNACVDRLRRNKFHRCDELDDRRCRVADPTTHVDTSIAVERALLRLPVEQRAAVVAVDMQGYSVAETARMLGIAEGTVKSRCARARGKLATALTEFAADAAPAD, from the coding sequence GTGGGGTTTTTCGGGGGATCTCGTGAGGGCGCCGGGGTGTTGCGCACCGATGCCGAACTGCTGGTCGCACACGTCGACGGTGACCGCTACGCGTTCGAGGAGCTCTTCTACCGCCACCACCGCCAGCTCTACCGACTGGCGCTGCTCACCAGTCGCGACCCCGACGACGCCGCCGATGCGCTGCAGGACGCTCTTCTCGCCGCTCACCGCACCGCCCGCACCTTCCGCCACGACTCCGCGGTCAGCAGCTGGCTCCACCGCATCGTCGTGAACGCGTGCGTGGACCGGTTGCGGCGCAACAAATTTCATCGCTGCGACGAGCTCGACGACAGACGGTGCCGGGTCGCCGACCCGACCACGCACGTGGACACCAGCATCGCCGTCGAACGGGCGTTGCTGCGCCTGCCCGTCGAGCAGCGCGCGGCGGTCGTCGCGGTCGACATGCAGGGGTATTCGGTCGCCGAGACGGCCCGCATGCTCGGCATCGCCGAGGGCACCGTGAAGAGCCGGTGCGCCCGTGCCCGCGGCAAGCTCGCGACCGCGCTGACCGAGTTCGCCGCCGACGCCGCCCCCGCCGACTGA